The sequence TACAAGCCAAAGCTAGTGATACAACTTTATTGTTTACACTAATACCTGCGATTATTATGATACCTCTATTACTACTTTATACAAGTTATGCGTACTATATTTTTAGAGGGAAAACAAAAGAGAAGTTAAGCTATTAGGAGAACTAATTTGAAAACTCTCAAAAACATTGATCTTTACTTAGGATACTTAGGACTAATCCCTTTCATTTTTTTAACAGTTTGTCTAACTTATAACTATGATTTCTCTATATTTGGCAATAACTCTAAAGCTATTTGTAGTTACGGCCTAGTGATCGCTAGTTTTCTTGCTAGCACACACTGGGGGCGACAAATGAACCTAGCTGATCCTAGTAAAAAACTAATACTAACAATCAGTAGCAACATAAATGTCATAGCAATATGGCTAGCATATCTTAGTTTAGATGCAAAAACCTTTGTCTTTGTACTAGCCATAGAGTTTCTAGTATTACTCAAAATCGACTACTATATTTATAAGGCAAAACTTACTGAATATAGGTACTTCTTCTGCATTAGACTACCTATAACAACCATTGTAGTGATATTACTTGGAATATCATGGAGTGTAATATGAAAAAAGTTGCTATCATTGGTGCTGGTTTAGCAGGATTAACTGTCGCGAATACCTTAAAAGGCTTAGCTGACATAACAATCTATGAGAAAGCTCGAGGTGTAAGTGGTAGGATGTCTACAAGATATGCTGACCCTTACTACTTTGACCATGGAGCTCAATATTTCACAGCAAAATCTCCTGAGTTTAAAGCCTTTATTCAACCTTTACTTAATAAAGGAATCATAAAGAATTGGCAAGCTGATTTTGTTGAAATAAAAGAGAGCAGAATAGTAAATAAAAAAACTTGGAATGATGAGTATAACCACTATATTGGCTGCCCAAGAATGAATACAGTAGCTCAATATTTAGCCAAAGACTTAAATATTCTGTTAAACACTAGAGTTTCAAAAATAACAAAATCAAATCAGCAATGGTTTCTTTATGATGATAACGGTAGGCACTTAGGTGAGTATGACTGGGTTGTCTTAGCCATACCATCCGACCAGTTAAGAGAGGTCCTTCCAATAAAGACCAGCTTTTTTAATCAGATAACATCTATAAAAATGAGTGGTTGCTTTTCATTAATGCTTGGTTACAGTCGTAAAATCAACTTAGGTTTTGATACAGCTCTAGTTCATGATGAAATAGTTAGCTGGATATCTCTAAACAGCTCAAAGCCTGATCGAAATACTCCTAGCTGTCTACTAATCCATTCATCAAACCAATGGGCTGATCAGCATATTGATGATCAGCGAGAGCAGATTCTTGATATAGTTTTTGATAGAGTCAAAAATATCTTAAACATTGATCTTTCAAACCCTGACTATAAAACTCTACATGCTTGGCGCTATGCAAATATACAAAAGCAAAATACCCAAGGATATTTTATAGATGGGCTTCAAAATATAGCAGCTTGTGGAGACTGGTGTATTAAGGGCCGAGTAGAATCGGCTTTTACAAGTGGTTCTAAACTAGCTAATCAGATAAAAACTATTATTTCTTAATCTTAATTTCACTTACTACCTTACCACAATATACTTAGCGGCTTCTTCAGCTGTAATTGTTCCAGCCTTAAGTAGATTTTCTATACTATGTTCCATTGTTGACATTCCTTTTGAAGTCCCAGTCTGCAATGCTGTATAAATCTGAGAAAGTTTATTCTCTTTTATCATATTTCGAATACCAGAGTTAGAAATAAGTACTTCATAACTAGCTACTCGGCCACCACCTTTACGTTTAAGTAGTCTTTGAGAAATGACTATCTGTAGAGATTCAGCTAACATATTTCGCACTAGCTCTTGCTCAGCGGGAGGAAACACCGAAATAACCCTATCAACAGTTTTAATAGCAGACATGGTATGTAAAGTTCCTAAAACCAAATGCCCAGTCTCAGCAGCCTCTAATGCTAGGCGAATAGTTTCTAAGTCCCTCATCTCACCGACAAGGATACAATCTGGATCCTCCCTAAGAGCTGATTTTAACGCTGCATTAAAGCTTTTAGTATCTCTTTTTACTTCACGTTGATTCACCAATGCTCTTTGACTAACATGAACAAATTCAACAGGGTCCTCAATAGTTAAGATATGTGAGTCTTCTTTTTGGTTTATCTCGTTAACTAATGCTGCTAACGTACTACTTTTACCAGACCCTGTAGGCCCGGTTACGAGGATTAATCCACCTTTTTTAGCTTGTACATCTTTAAGAATACTTGGAGCCCCAAACTGGTCTAATGTAGGAATTTTATTCTCTAAACG is a genomic window of Francisella sp. LA112445 containing:
- a CDS encoding FAD-dependent oxidoreductase, producing MKKVAIIGAGLAGLTVANTLKGLADITIYEKARGVSGRMSTRYADPYYFDHGAQYFTAKSPEFKAFIQPLLNKGIIKNWQADFVEIKESRIVNKKTWNDEYNHYIGCPRMNTVAQYLAKDLNILLNTRVSKITKSNQQWFLYDDNGRHLGEYDWVVLAIPSDQLREVLPIKTSFFNQITSIKMSGCFSLMLGYSRKINLGFDTALVHDEIVSWISLNSSKPDRNTPSCLLIHSSNQWADQHIDDQREQILDIVFDRVKNILNIDLSNPDYKTLHAWRYANIQKQNTQGYFIDGLQNIAACGDWCIKGRVESAFTSGSKLANQIKTIIS
- a CDS encoding DUF3429 domain-containing protein, producing the protein MKTLKNIDLYLGYLGLIPFIFLTVCLTYNYDFSIFGNNSKAICSYGLVIASFLASTHWGRQMNLADPSKKLILTISSNINVIAIWLAYLSLDAKTFVFVLAIEFLVLLKIDYYIYKAKLTEYRYFFCIRLPITTIVVILLGISWSVI
- a CDS encoding type IV pilus twitching motility protein PilT, which codes for MIRKLLTICVQKKASDLHLSSGCKAKYRIDGDLIDIESSPILNDKMISQMLLEIMTDDQKEELVDTYECDFSIDDKENDARFRVNAFFHNRGYGAVFRRLENKIPTLDQFGAPSILKDVQAKKGGLILVTGPTGSGKSSTLAALVNEINQKEDSHILTIEDPVEFVHVSQRALVNQREVKRDTKSFNAALKSALREDPDCILVGEMRDLETIRLALEAAETGHLVLGTLHTMSAIKTVDRVISVFPPAEQELVRNMLAESLQIVISQRLLKRKGGGRVASYEVLISNSGIRNMIKENKLSQIYTALQTGTSKGMSTMEHSIENLLKAGTITAEEAAKYIVVR